The following are encoded together in the Triticum dicoccoides isolate Atlit2015 ecotype Zavitan chromosome 6B, WEW_v2.0, whole genome shotgun sequence genome:
- the LOC119325163 gene encoding glutamate receptor 2.8-like, which yields MVRAPSPSSLLYALLLVVTALVGQYPAGSLRVATAQTVAAPVPVRVGVILDWSTKESSAVSLRRRTGIQMAVEDYYAAHPGSATRVELHFSDSKGDVVGAASAALDLIKNAQVQAIIGPKTSAEAEFVAHLGSRAHVPVLSYSATSPSITSTQTPYFVRTAANDSFQATPVASVLASFGWRAVAVLHEDSPFGAGILPALADALQSVDSAAIVDRVPVPSRADEDALDALLYRLKAMPTRVFVVHASHSLAAQLFRRASKAGMMSDGYAWVATDGVGNFVDRFDPEDLDSMQGVGSLRPHVVYTNQVKNFSARFRARFRRENPASNDDVLNDATVTGLWSYDTAWAIAAAAEAASVPGPAFRTPQNSTARTDLDKLGVSTTGEALLRAILNTTFDGMAGRFKLVDGQLQVAAYEVVNIIGNGAVTVGFWTPESGISRDLKDGSGKAARQLKPILWPGEMLSPPRGWTPSQNGRVLKVAVPVKHGFKQFVDVVISDNSTTPKITGYCIDVFNEVMKNLSYPVSYQYVPFPDSPDSYEMLVDQVSGKKADIVVGDVTITASRMEEVDFTMPFTESGWAMVVATEPDTSGSMWIFLQPLTTSLWLASLAFFCFTGFVVWVIEHRVNPEFRGTPSQQFGLIFYFAFSTLVFSHKEKLESNLSRFVVIIWVFVVLILTSSYTASLTSMLTVQQLRPTVTDVKELQRRGQYIGYQEGTFIKPRLKKMGFHERKMRKYSSEEEYADALSKGSANGGVDAVFDEIPYLKLFLSQHCDGYMQVGPVYKTDGFGFVFPRGSPMTGDVSRGILNLAEGDTMAQIEKAWFGEPGTCQNALGGIGSVGGSSNLSFWSFGGLFLITGVVSSLMLLLYLAIFAYREREELREAEARAEAEAGSGSVSVRRLRAWLQHFDRKDLKSPTFKVWNDESVRNGSDFAGRTPRWNDSAGDASMTPRASGEEHAMGGTTPLSVYISSEMNAGSSPEGTPVSEISESFEKRIEGATTVVEVTRPAASRLQQ from the exons ATGGTGCGAGCGCCCTCGCCTTCTTCTCTCCTCTACGCTCTGCTGCTCGTCGTGACCGCGCTGGTCGGGCAGTACCCGGCGGGCTCGCTACGGGTGGCGACGGCGCAGACCGTGGCGGCGCCGGTGCCGGTCCGCGTCGGGGTGATCCTGGACTGGTCGACCAAGGAGTCGTCGGCGGTGTCGCTGAGGCGGCGGACCGGCATTCAGATGGCGGTGGAGGACTACTACGCGGCGCACCCGGGCTCGGCCACCAGGGTGGAGCTCCACTTCAGCGACTCCAAAGGGGACGTCGTCGGCGCCGCTTCCGCCG CGCTGGACCTGATCAAGAACGCGCAGGTGCAGGCCATAATCGGGCCCAAGACGTCGGCGGAGGCAGAGTTCGTGGCCCACCTCGGCAGCCGCGCCCACGTCCCCGTGCTTTCCTACTCCGCCACCTCCCCGTCCATCACCTCGACGCAGACGCCCTACTTCGTGCGCACCGCCGCCAATGACTCCTTCCAGGCCACCCCCGTCGCCTCCGTCCTCGCAAGCTTCGGATGGCGCGCGGTGGCCGTCCTGCACGAGGACTCGCCCTTCGGTGCCGGCATCCTCCCAGCGCTCGCCGACGCACTCCAGAGCGTCGACAGCGCGGCGATCGTGGACCGCGTGCCCGTGCCGAGCCGCGCGGACGAAGATGCCCTTGACGCGCTCCTCTACCGCCTCAAGGCGATGCCGACACGTGTGTTCGTCGTGCACGCCTCACACAGCCTCGCCGCGCAGCTCTTCCGGCGAGCCAGCAAAGCCGGGATGATGTCCGACGGCTACGCCTGGGTCGCCACCGACGGCGTAGGCAACTTCGTGGACAGGTTCGACCCCGAGGACCTCGACTCCATGCAGGGCGTCGGCAGCCTCCGTCCTCACGTGGTGTACACGAACCAAGTCAAGAACTTCTCTGCGAGGTTCAGGGCGAGGTTCCGGAGGGAGAACCCGGCCTCCAACGATGACGTCCTCAACGACGCCACTGTGACGGGGCTCTGGTCGTACGACACGGCGTGGGCGATCGCCGCGGCAGCCGAGGCGGCCAGCGTCCCCGGCCCAGCATTTCGGACACCGCAGAATAGCACGGCACGTACAGACCTGGACAAGCTCGGCGTGTCGACCACCGGAGAGGCGCTTCTTAGGGCGATTCTCAACACGACGTTCGACGGGATGGCAGGCAGGTTCAAGCTGGTGGACGGGCAGCTGCAGgtcgcggcgtacgaggtcgtgaaCATCATCGGAAACGGCGCGGTGACGGTAGGATTCTGGACACCGGAGTCCGGCATCTCGCGGGACCTTAAAGACGGCAGCGGCAAGGCTGCGCGGCAGCTGAAACCCATCCTTTGGCCGGGCGAGATGTTGTCCCCGCCGAGAGGCTGGACGCCGTCGCAGAACGGGCGGGTGCTCAAGGTCGCCGTACCGGTGAAGCACGGGTTCAAGCAGTTCGTGGACGTCGTCATCTCCGACAACTCGACGACACCGAAGATCACCGGGTACTGCATCGACGTGTTCAACGAGGTGATGAAGAACCTGTCCTACCCGGTGAGCTACCAGTACGTGCCGTTCCCCGACAGCCCGGACTCGTACGAGATGCTGGTGGACCAGGTGAGTGGGAAGAAGGCGGACATCGTGGTCGGGGACGTGACGATCACGGCGAGCAGGATGGAGGAGGTGGACTTCACGATGCCGTTCACGGAGTCCGGGTGGGCCATGGTGGTGGCGACGGAGCCGGACACGAGCGGCAGCATGTGGATCTTCCTGCAGCCGCTCACCACCAGCCTTTGGCTCGCCAGCCTCGCCTTCTTCTGCTTCACCGGCTTCGTGGTGTGGGTCATCGAGCACCGCGTCAACCCGGAGTTCCGGGGCACGCCGTCGCAGCAGTTCGGCCTCATCTTCTACTTTGCCTTCTCTACCCTCGTCTTCTCACACA AGGAGAAGCTGGAGAGCAACCTGTCGAGATTCGTGGTGATCATATGGGTGTTCGTGGTGCTAATCCTGACATCGAGCTACACGGCGAGCCTGACGTCGATGCTGACGGTGCAGCAGCTCCGACCGACAGTGACAGACGTGAAGGAACTCCAGAGGCGCGGTCAGTACATCGGGTACCAAGAGGGCACCTTCATCAAGCCAAGGCTCAAGAAGATGGGCTTCCACGAGCGAAAGATGAGAAAGTACAGCTCGGAGGAGGAGTACGCCGACGCGCTGTCCAAGGGCTCGGCTAACGGCGGCGTGGACGCGGTGTTTGATGAAATCCCGTACCTGAAGTTGTTCCTGTCGCAGCACTGCGACGGGTACATGCAGGTGGGACCTGTGTACAAGACGGACGGCTTCGGGTTCGTCTTCCCAAGGGGGTCTCCCATgacaggagatgtgtcacggggcaTCCTAAACCTGGCTGAAGGGGACACGATGGCGCAGATTGAGAAGGCGTGGTTCGGCGAGCCTGGCACTTGCCAGAATGCGCTGGGCGGCATCGGCAGCGTCGGCGGCTCGTCGAACCTCAGCTTCTGGAGCTTTGGCGGGCTATTCCTCATCACCGGCGTCGTCTCCAGCCTCATGCTGCTGCTCTACCTCGCCATCTTTGCCTACCGCGAGCGCGAGGAGCTCCGGGAGGCGGAGGCGAGGGCTGAGGCTGAGGCCGGCTCCGGGAGCGTGTCGGTGCGGAGGCTGCGCGCGTGGCTGCAGCACTTCGATAGGAAGGACCTCAAGTCACCCACCTTCAAGGTGTGGAACGACGAGTCCGTAAGAAACGGCAGTGACTTTGCGGGTAGGACGCCAAGATGGAACGACAGTGCTGGCGACGCTAGTATGACGCCGAGGGCCAGCGGGGAGGAACACGCCATGGGAGGGACGACCCCGCTGAGCGTGTACATCAGCTCCGAGATGAACGCCGGCTCTTCGCCGGAGGGGACACCAGTATCAGAGATCAGTGAGTCATTCGAGAAGAGGATCGAGGGGGCAACAACCGTTGTGGAGGTGACAAGGCCAGCGGCCTCTCGGTTGCAGCAGTAG